Proteins encoded by one window of Lates calcarifer isolate ASB-BC8 linkage group LG5, TLL_Latcal_v3, whole genome shotgun sequence:
- the LOC108874691 gene encoding galectin-related protein has translation MAETQRVTAQGRKRWGIPQRGVTDENKPSPCSSDRDAHRNLAVPFRGHITGGMRPGKKVVVVGVVDPRPDRFYIALTCGCGTSREPPPDVALELCVRFRDRQVLRRACVSGSWGDVDRAVPFFPFIRDQPFKIEIHCEQTRFRVFVDGQQLFDFHHRLTSLSDIDTLWIKGSVTVTKLA, from the exons ATGGCTGAAACGCAGAGAGTCACGGCTCAGGGCAGGAAG AGATGGGGTATTCCACAGAGAGGAGTTACTGATGAGAATAAACCGAGCCCCTGCTCTTCTGACCGAGATGCTCATAGAAATCTG gcgGTTCCTTTCAGAGGTCACATCACAGGTGGGATGAGGCCGGGGaagaaggtggtggtggtgggtgttgTGGACCCTCGTCCTGACAG GTTCTACATCGCCCTGACCTGTGGTTGTGGGACGTCCAGGGAGCCTCCGCCCGATGTGGCCCTGGAGCTCTGTGTCCGATTCAGGGACCGACAAGTCCTGCGACGGGCCTGCGTGTCCGGATCCTGGGGAGACGTCGACAGAGCCGTCCCTTTCTTCCCCTTCATCAGAGACCAGCCGTTCAAG ATTGAGATCCACTGCGAACAGACCCGGTTCCGTGTGTTTGTGGACgggcagcagctgtttgactttCACCACAGACTGACGTCGCTCAGTGACATCGACACGTTGTGGATTAAAGGCAGCGTCACCGTCACTAAACTGGCCTGA
- the LOC108874692 gene encoding myelin and lymphocyte protein, with the protein MASNTATMGNLPSGVGICTTIPDILYLPELIFGGLVWILVACTLVVPANPQGWVMFVSVFCFVMTFIWMVVFACGGHHNKGSWAAADFVYHGIAAFFYLSASVALARVTLEMKDGTNFQNYQLDISAVVFSYVATLLYFIHTILSAIRWKSF; encoded by the exons ATGGCCTCCAACACTGCCACCATGGGGAACCTGCCCAGCGGGGTCGGAATATGCACCACCATCCCCGACATCCTCTACCTGCCGGAGCTG ATCTTCGGCGGCCTGGTGTGGATCCTGGTGGCGTGTACGCTGGTGGTGCCGGCGAACCCTCAGGGCTGGGTGATGTTCGTCTCCGTCTTCTGCTTCGTCATGACCTTCATCTGGATGGTGGTGTTCGCCTGCGGGGGGCATCACAACAAAGGCAGCTGGGCAGCAGCG gactTTGTGTATCACGGTATCGCCGCCTTCTTCTACCTCAGTGCTTCGGTGGCTTTGGCCAGAGTCACTCTGGAGATGAAAGATGGAACCAACTTCCAAAACTACCAGCTGGACATCTCTGCAGTG gttTTCTCGTACGTGGCGACTCTCCTCTACTTCATCCACACCATCCTCTCCGCCATCCGATGGAAATCTTTCTag
- the LOC108874690 gene encoding equilibrative nucleoside transporter 2 — MWNEKKQSPPPVDRGQVGFIIFMLGLGTLLPWNFFITASQYFNERLAAPNTTANSTSGATTKSYNYDSWMALLSQLPLLLFTLLNSFLYQWVKERIRVAFSLVAILLLFSLTAALVSIDMQPDTFFSVTMATIWFINMFGAVLQGSLFGVVGLFPPRYSTLFMSGQGLAGIFAAVAMLLSILSNADKSSAALGYFITPCVATLGTLLCYLLLPHLDFARFYLNRSQSDNVETAQELLSSTDKKNLEAKGKSEEIQERSSVLAVFKQIWLMAMCVTCVFAVTLSVFPVITVRVQTVYKDSAAWTKVFTCVCCFIVFNAMDLVGRGTPSLVQWPSKDSVLFPAAVFSRLVFIPLLMTCNIENSRIILFSHDCAFITIMALFSFSNGYLASLCMAYAPQFVRSKDCETAGTLMTFFLVLGLALGASFSFLLGKLV, encoded by the exons atgTGGAACGAGAAGAAACAGAGTCCTCCTCCTGTCGACCG AGGTCAGGTTGGCTTCATCATCTTCATGCTGGGTCTGGGAACTCTGCTGCCCTGGAACTTCTTCATCACGGCTTCTCAG TATTTTAACGAGCGTCTGGCTGCTCCCAACACCACCGCTAACAGCACATCAGGCGCCACGACTAAAAGCTACAACTACGACAGCTGGATGGCCTTGCTTTCCCAGCTGCCCCTGCTGCTCTTCACCCTGCTCAACTCCTTCCTGTATCAGTG GGTGAAGGAGAGGATCCGCGTGGCCTTCAGCCTCGTCGCCATCttgctcctcttctccctcaccGCCGCTCTGGTCTCCATCGACATGCAGCCGGACACCTTCTTCTccgtcaccatggcaaccatcTGGTTCATCAACA tgttcGGTGCGGTGCTGCAGGGCAGTCTGTTCGGGGTGGTCGGTCTGTTTCCTCCTCGGTACAGCACTCTGTTCATGAGCGGTCAGGGTCTGGCCGGGATCTTCGCCGCCGTCGCCATGCTGCTCTCCATCTTAA gTAACGCAGATAAAAGCTCGGCGGCGTTGGGATACTTCATCACTCCGTGTGTGGCCACTCTGGGGACTCTGCTGTGTTACCTGCTGCTGCCTCACCTG GACTTTGCTCGTTTTTACCTGAACAGGAGTCAGTCTGATAACGTGGAGACGGCGCAGGAACTCCTCAGCAGCACCG acAAGAAAAACCTCGAAGCCAAGGGGAAGTCAGAGGAGATTCAGGAGCGCTCCTCTGTCCTGGCCGTCTTCAAACAG ATCTGGCTGATGGCTAtgtgtgtgacctgtgtgtttgcCGTCACCCTGTCGGTGTTTCCTGTCATCACGGTGCGAGTTCAGACCGTCTACAAGGACAGCGCCGCCTGGA ccaAAGTGTTCACCTGTGTTTGCTGCTTCATCGTGTTTAACGCCATGGACCTGGTCGGCCGCGGCACCCCGTCACTCGTCCAGTGG CCGTCGAAGGACAGCGTCCTGTTTCCCGCCGCCGTGTTTTCTCGTCTGGTCTTCATCCCCCTGCTCATGACCTGCAACATCGAGAACTCCAGAATCATCCTCTTCAGTCACGACTGTGCCTTCATCACCATCATGGCCCTGTTCTCCTTCTCCAACGGATACTTAGCCAGTCTCTGCATGGCCTACGCTCCACA gttCGTGCGGTCTAAGGACTGTGAGACCGCCGGCACTCTGATGACCTTCTTCCTGGTTCTGGGTCTGGCTCTGGGAGCGTCCTTCTCCTTCCTGTTGGGAAAACTGGTTTAG